A genomic segment from Acipenser ruthenus chromosome 5, fAciRut3.2 maternal haplotype, whole genome shotgun sequence encodes:
- the LOC131737160 gene encoding E3 SUMO-protein ligase KIAA1586-like, with protein MSGLGGSKRTRQETLIQYFGNSSKKQKIVCCTAEAEPTVEPEPTAVEEKSAEKQPWPNIWSSEVWEEKKQLYTFLDCADGNLGCRVCRRVSALSVLKSQGVSLSSEWKNYSVGYNGKTREQQLRSLRKKIAEHKKSSAHNKATALLQQNTEDIIGKCVDSAKRRDHETTCKIFSTAYYLAKQNRPYSDHQALLELQEINGVNVGTGLHSRYSATQIINHVSDEMVKKACERIIHIDGKIAVLIDESTALNGSPALIVHLKCETDKTRDPHFMFLELVELFDQSAESIVLALTKCLQKHGFDHAYLQKNLVAFASDGASVMLGKKSGVAKRISDMYPNIVVWHCLNHRLELAVADSVSETTGMNHFHSFMDKLYSVYSRSALNQQELRNCAKELDAVLRKIGRVLDVRWVSSSFRTVSAVWESFEVLSTHFKAAVSSKRTSAERATYSGLLKRLCSPEFLIDLGVMYDALYELSLLSEILQKRTTTLVYADKMARRTVRIFESMNENVGTKTLEAQIAAMEGTFKSTVLTSNPKHVKINHKQFLTKLANHMKERLFTTTASNEKASSEVNCQKYESLLSELLVLDPHHWPAELPQGYGENEVERLCRRFQLNERIIKNAFRDFKENNGRIPDDLAPLINCTRVIPCSTAECERGFSQMNLIITDQRSKILIKHASALMFIKLHGPPLRQWNPSPYVTTWLRHNHRSADDSRTRVAAPISSDSPDALWQFL; from the exons ATGTCTGGTCTCGGAGGTAGTAAACGAACTCGTCAAGAGACTTTGATACAATATTTTGGCAATAGtagtaaaaaacagaagatcgtttgttgtacggcagaagcagaacctacagtggaaccagaacctacagcagttgaagaaaaaagCGCGGAGAAACAGCCATGGCCAAACATCTGGAGTTCTGAGGTatgggaagaaaagaaacaactttacactttccttgactgtgcggatggtaatctgggctgtcgtgtttgtagacgtgtttctgcgctgtcagttttgaaaagtcagggtgtttctctgtcttctgagtggaaaaattacagtgttgggtacaatggaaaaactcgagagcaacagctacgatctttgagaaaaaagatagctgaacacaagaaatccagcgctcataacaaggccactgcattgttacagcagaacacagaggacattattgggaaatgtgttgacagtgcaaaaaggcgagatcacgaaactacctgtaaaatattttctactgcttactaccttgcaaaacaaaatcgaccctattctgatcatcaggccttactggaactgcaagaaataaatggtgttaatgtgggaactggtcttcattccagatacagcgccactcaaattatcaaccacgtttctgatgaaatggtcaaaaaggcctgtgagagaataatacacatcgatggaaaaattgctgtgttaattgatgaatcaacagctctgaatggttccccagcacttattgtgcatctcaaatgCGAGACAGACAAGACACGTGACCCTCACTTCATGTTTTTGGAGTTAGTTGAACTTTTTGATCAGTCAGCTGAGTCCATAGTGTTAGCGCTTACTAAGTGTCTTCAAAAACACGGGTTTGACCATGCATACTTACAGAAGAATCTTGTTGCATTTGCAAGTGACGGTGCAAGTGTAATGCTTGGGAAAAAATCTGGTGTGGCAAAACGAATTTCAGACATGTACCCCAACATTGTTGTCTGGCACTGTCTAAATCACAGACTCGAACTTGCAGTTGCCGATAGTGTTTCTGAGACTACTGGCATGAACCATTTTCATTCTTTCATGGACAAGCTATACTCAGTCTACAGTAGATCAGCACTAAATCAGCAAGAACTCCGAAATTGTGCGAAGGAACTGGATGCTGTCTTGAGGAAAATTGGTCGTGTACTGGATGTGAGATGGGTTTCCAGTTCGTTCAGGACTGTCTCCGCTGTGTGGGAAAGTTTTGAAGTTCTGTCGACTCATTTTAAAGCTGCCGTAAGCTCTAAGCGGACTTCTGCTGAAAGAGCGACATACAGCGGTCTACTGAAAAGGCTGTGCTCGCCAGAATTTCTCATTGACCTCGGAGTTATGTACGATGCCTTATACGAACTTTcactgctgtcagagattctccagAAACGGACTACTACATTGGTTTATGCAGATAAAATGGCACGTAGAACAGTAAGGATTTTTGAATCCATGAATGAGAATGTAGGTACAAAGACTCTTGAAGCGCAGATAGCTGCCATGGAAGGaacatttaaatctacagtgctgacgtcgaatcccaaacatgtaaaaataaatcataaacaattccttaccaaactcgccaatcatatgaaagaacgactttttacaaccactgcatcaaatgagaag GCTTCTTCCGAGGTGAATTGCCAAAAATATGAAAGTCTTCTTTCTGAGCTCTTGGTCCTGGATCCACACCACTGGCCTGCAGAACTACCCCAGGGTTATGGCGAAAATGAAGTTGAAAGATTGTGTCGGCGCTTTCAGCTAAATGAACGTattatcaaaaatgcatttcGAGATTTTAAGGAGAACAACGGAAGAATTCCAGATGATTTAGCTCCACTTATTAACTGCACACGTGTGATCCCGTGCAGTACTGCTGAATGTGAAAGGGGATTCAGCCAAATGAACTTAATTATAACTGATCAGCGTTCCAAAATTTTAATCAAACATGCTTCAGCCTTAATGTTTATCAAGCTTCATGGACCCCCTTTGAGACAGTGGAATCCAAGCCCTTATGTGACCACTTGGTTGCGACACAATCATCGATCCGCAGATGACAGCCGTACACGGGTGGCAGCTCCAATTTCCAGCGACTCCCCTGACGCTCTGTGGCAGTTCCTATAG